ACGCCTACGTGATCGGCGCGGTGATCGAGCACAACCAGAACCACGGGCACCACCATTCCGGCGACGGCGACGGTGGAAGCGGCGGTGGCGGGGACGGCGGTGGCGGTGGCGGTGGCGGCGGTGGACCACCTCCCACGGATCCGCCGCCTCACACCTGTCCGTGGTGAGCGGGCTTTTGCGACGTCCGTCACCCGGAGCTTCGCGCCCAGCCAGAGGGTGATGGCGAGAACCGCCCCGCCCAGGAATCCGAGCGCCGCCCGCTCGCCGAGCGCGTCGGCGACCAGGCCGATCGGCAGCCCCATCAGGCCCAAGCCCGCGAACGCGAGCGTGGACAGCGACATCACGCGGCCGACGAACATCGCCAGCAGCGCGCCCGCGTACATCGGGGCGAGCGCAAGCGCCATTCCCGTGTAGATGCGAAAAACGCGGCCCGAATCGGCGAAGCGCGCCACCCAGAGGGACGCCGCGAGCGCCCCGACCGCGGCGACACCGAAGAGCGTCGATACGCCGTGCGCGTCGCGGCCGAGGCCGTGCTCGAGCAGGCCGGACAGCACCGTCACGTGCCGGTATCCGATCATGATCACCGAGACGAACAGGAGCAGCATGAGTCGCAGGCGGCCCTGGCCGCGCACGTAGCGCAGCCCCGCGGCGACGTCGGCGAGCACGCGGGCGTCGCGCGCGCCGGCGCGCACGACCAAGCGCGGCAGCAGCAGCAGGCCCGCCGCCGAGGCGGCGTAGAACGCGGCCATCGCAGGTACGCGCCCGTGGCGCGGGAGAACGCCCAGGCCAGGAATAGGCCCGCCACCGCCGGGCCGAGCACGCGGGAAGCGCTGTGGCCGACCTGCGTGAGCGCGAGGGCGTTTCCGCGCTGCTCCGACGGGACGAGATCGACGGTCGGCGCCTGACGCGCGGGACCGAGGAACGCGAACGTCGCTCCCATCACGAGCGACCCGAGCGCCAGGTACTCGACGCGGATCGTTCCGGTCGCGACGGAGAGCGCGAGCGGCCGAACGACCGTCGCCGTCACGGACTGCGACGCCGCGATCAGCCGGCGCTTGCGCAGGCGATCCGCGAGCGCGCCCCCGAACGGCCCGAGCA
This is a stretch of genomic DNA from Deltaproteobacteria bacterium. It encodes these proteins:
- a CDS encoding MFS transporter, which gives rise to MRLRDFRILWIRTFFSFLAFFMSTAAQSVVAFDLRGSNSSVGSVVAAQGLAMLLLGPFGGALADRLRKRRLIAASQSVTATVVRPLALSVATGTIRVEYLALGSLVMGATFAFLGPARQAPTVDLVPSEQRGNALALTQVGHSASRVLGPAVAGLFLAWAFSRATGAYLRWPRSTPPRRRACCCCRAWSCAPARATPACSPTSPRGCATCAARAACDSCCSCSSR